A part of Antechinus flavipes isolate AdamAnt ecotype Samford, QLD, Australia chromosome 6, AdamAnt_v2, whole genome shotgun sequence genomic DNA contains:
- the LOC127541966 gene encoding olfactory receptor 10Q1-like yields MSSLATIHLNQSGPTEFVFRVFTSSPKIQVLLFCFFLFLYVMILCGNAAIIWAVYTNISLQTPMYFFLSNLSFLEICYTTTLVPLMLSNIMGERKPIPLSGCATQMFFFATLGSTDCFLLAVMAYDRFAAICHPLQYTLIMTPQLCTQMVAGSLDLALFLSLPLTSLVFTLPFCGRFLEINHFFCDVPPVLQLACADTRVPQAVLYVMGILVLTTPFLLICISYVFITIAILHIPSAEGRQRAFSTCSSHLTVVLLQYGCGSLVYFRPPSNTPADENRYLALVYTFVTPLLNPIIYTLRNKDVRDALKKAMSKKAASDNL; encoded by the coding sequence ATGTCTTCTCTTGCAACTATTCATCTCAACCAATCTGGTCCCACTGAATTTGTATTCAGGGTGTTCACCTCTTCCCCCAAGATTCAGGTTCTCCTcttctgcttcttcctttttctctatgtAATGATTCTCTGTGGGAATGCTGCCATTATCTGGGCTGTGTACACAAACATCTCCCTTCAAACACCAATGTATTTTTTCCTATCGAACCTGTCCTTCCTAGAGATCTGTTATACAACTACTTTGGTACCACTGATGCTCTCCAACATCATGGGGGAAAGGAAACCCATCCCATTGAGTGGTTGTGCAACCCAGATGTTCTTTTTCGCCACCCTTGGCAGCACTGACTGTTTCCTATTGGCTGTCATGGCATATGATCGTTTTGCGGCCATCTGCCATCCCCTACAATACACTCTCATCATGACCCCACAGCTGTGTACCCAAATGGTGGCTGGTTCCCTGGATCTGGCTCTTTTCCTTTCACTGCCACTCACATCATTGGTCTTCACCCTACCCTTCTGTGGACGCTTCCTGGAGATCAACCATTTCTTCTGTGATGTCCCACCTGTGCTACAACTTGCTTGTGCTGACACTCGTGTGCCACAGGCTGTCCTCTATGTGATGGGCATCCTTGTTCTAACCACCCCCTTCCTACTCATTTGCATTTCCTATGTCTTCATTACCATAGCCATCTTGCACATTCCTTCAGCTGAGGGACGCCAGCGAGCCTTCTCCACCTGCTCTTCCCATCTCACTGTGGTCCTGCTACAATATGGTTGCGGCAGTTTGGTCTACTTTCGACCCCCATCAAACACTCCTGCAGATGAAAATCGGTATCTTGCATTGGTCTACACCTTTGTCACTCCCCTCCTCAATCCTATCATTTATACTTTAAGGAACAAGGATGTCAGAGATGCTCTGAAAAAAGCCATGAGCAAAAAGGCAGCCTCTGATAACCTGTGA